One segment of Pleomorphomonas sp. PLEO DNA contains the following:
- a CDS encoding diguanylate cyclase domain-containing protein has product MTAKLDRMRMIPLIGAILALGFLITNMVSYYIAVDTMRQSIVETELPLTGSNIYSEIQTDLVRPIQVSSLMANDTFVQDWLHSGEVDLAAITRYLQRIQGQYNAFTAFLVSRDTQAYYHFQAPPRHLKRDDPADSWFFRSIDATAPYEVNVDINKQQNDALTVFINYRVLDHNGKMIGLTGIGLDFRTVRNIVSRYRDQFNRNIYFVNAQGDIVVATDADTPVGASIRKLAGLAGVSDRILAEEKGEYSFKRGGRTILLSHRLIPDLGWRVMVEQDEAAAMRPLWLGFLFNLAIGFLVIAVSLVLVSAAFGVYKKRVGELAFRDPLTGLANRAGFEAEFDARLSARRVPTEASSLILVDLDAFAAFNDRFGRAAGNAALDKVGRILSEVASGVGVIARFDGDNFAILRKGSSDAATRFADSLVKVIGAETFGDSALARLTASIGVTAVGEGEDHSVTMERVDRALRKAKAAGGDRVCLA; this is encoded by the coding sequence ATGACCGCCAAGCTGGACCGGATGCGCATGATCCCGCTGATCGGGGCCATTCTCGCCCTCGGCTTTTTGATCACCAACATGGTCAGCTATTATATTGCCGTCGATACCATGCGGCAGTCGATTGTCGAGACGGAGCTGCCGCTGACCGGCTCCAACATTTACTCGGAGATCCAAACCGATCTCGTGCGGCCGATCCAGGTTTCCTCGCTGATGGCCAACGACACCTTCGTGCAGGACTGGCTGCATTCGGGTGAGGTCGATCTGGCGGCGATCACGCGCTATCTCCAGCGGATTCAGGGCCAGTACAACGCTTTCACTGCCTTTTTGGTGTCGCGCGACACTCAGGCCTATTACCATTTCCAGGCGCCGCCACGGCATCTCAAGCGCGATGATCCCGCCGACAGCTGGTTCTTCCGTTCGATCGACGCAACTGCCCCTTACGAGGTGAACGTCGACATCAACAAGCAGCAGAACGACGCGCTGACGGTTTTCATCAACTACCGGGTCCTCGACCACAACGGCAAGATGATCGGCCTTACGGGCATCGGCCTCGATTTCCGAACGGTCCGCAACATCGTCTCCCGCTATCGTGACCAGTTCAACCGCAACATCTATTTCGTCAATGCGCAGGGCGATATCGTGGTGGCGACCGACGCCGATACGCCAGTGGGCGCTTCTATCCGAAAATTGGCGGGGCTTGCCGGCGTCTCAGACCGGATCCTCGCGGAGGAGAAGGGCGAATATTCGTTCAAGAGGGGCGGCAGGACCATCCTTCTGTCGCATCGGCTTATTCCCGATCTCGGCTGGCGTGTGATGGTCGAGCAGGATGAGGCAGCGGCGATGCGGCCGCTTTGGCTGGGATTTCTGTTCAATCTGGCCATTGGCTTCCTTGTCATCGCCGTATCGCTCGTTCTCGTTTCCGCGGCATTTGGCGTTTACAAGAAGCGGGTCGGCGAACTGGCCTTTCGCGATCCGTTGACCGGCCTCGCCAATCGGGCGGGATTTGAGGCGGAGTTCGATGCTCGGCTATCGGCTCGTCGAGTTCCGACGGAGGCCTCTAGCCTCATTCTTGTCGACCTTGACGCTTTCGCTGCTTTCAACGACCGCTTCGGCCGCGCGGCGGGTAACGCCGCTCTAGATAAGGTCGGACGAATTCTATCCGAGGTCGCCAGTGGCGTCGGCGTCATCGCGCGCTTCGACGGCGACAACTTTGCCATCCTCAGGAAAGGCAGCTCCGACGCAGCCACTCGCTTTGCCGATAGCCTCGTCAAGGTTATCGGTGCCGAAACCTTCGGCGACAGCGCTCTCGCCCGGCTGACGGCCAGTATCGGTGTTACCGCTGTCGGCGAAGGTGAGGACCATAGCGTGACGATGGAGCGGGTCGATCGGGCGCTGCGCAAGGCCAAGGCGGCTGGAGGCGATCGGGTCTGCCTCGCATAA
- a CDS encoding RluA family pseudouridine synthase — translation MTQETPAGPRVEMIVVAKDEAGMRLDRWFKEHFPGLGFGHLQKLIRSGQVRVDGGRCKTEQRLGVGQTVRVPPVQYGDAAPSGPSFYDGEGAPMARPKQVASANEADYLRSLLLYEDEDVFVFNKPAGLAVQGGSGMTRHIDGMLEALRDRKGVKPRLVHRLDRETSGCLLVARSRLAAATLARTFQTRSARKIYWALVYGQPKPAQGKISSYLKRVTGPDGDMMTVAKHGEAGAQHAVTFYSIVEHSAGRLSWLTMKPTTGRTHQLRVHCQAMGHPILGDPRYFDIENWQLPGGMQNRLHLLARRLTIPHPAGDGTVIDVTAPLPPHMLQSWNLLGFEVADKEEENPSFPED, via the coding sequence ATGACCCAGGAAACGCCAGCCGGACCGCGCGTCGAGATGATCGTCGTCGCCAAGGACGAGGCCGGCATGCGCCTCGACCGCTGGTTCAAGGAACATTTTCCGGGCCTCGGCTTCGGCCATCTTCAAAAGCTGATCCGCTCCGGGCAGGTGCGTGTCGACGGCGGTCGTTGCAAGACCGAGCAGCGCCTCGGTGTGGGGCAGACGGTGCGGGTACCACCTGTGCAGTATGGCGATGCAGCGCCGAGCGGCCCCTCCTTCTACGATGGCGAAGGCGCGCCGATGGCGCGGCCGAAGCAGGTGGCCTCGGCCAACGAAGCCGATTATCTGCGCTCGCTGCTCCTCTACGAGGATGAAGACGTCTTCGTCTTCAACAAGCCGGCCGGCCTCGCGGTGCAGGGCGGATCGGGCATGACGCGCCATATCGACGGCATGCTCGAGGCGCTGCGCGATCGCAAGGGCGTCAAGCCGCGCCTCGTCCACCGGCTCGACCGCGAAACGTCGGGCTGTCTGCTGGTTGCCCGGTCGCGCCTCGCGGCGGCGACGCTGGCCCGCACCTTCCAGACCCGTTCGGCGCGCAAGATCTATTGGGCGCTGGTGTACGGTCAGCCAAAGCCGGCTCAGGGCAAGATTTCGAGCTATCTGAAACGCGTCACGGGGCCGGATGGCGACATGATGACGGTGGCCAAGCATGGCGAGGCGGGGGCCCAACATGCCGTCACCTTTTATTCGATCGTCGAGCATTCCGCCGGCCGTCTGTCGTGGCTGACCATGAAGCCGACCACCGGCCGCACCCATCAATTGCGCGTCCATTGCCAGGCCATGGGGCATCCGATCCTCGGCGATCCCCGCTATTTCGACATCGAGAACTGGCAGTTGCCGGGTGGCATGCAGAACCGGCTGCACCTTCTGGCCCGCCGCCTCACCATCCCGCATCCGGCCGGCGACGGCACGGTGATCGACGTCACGGCGCCCTTGCCGCCACACATGTTGCAGTCCTGGAATCTTCTGGGCTTCGAAGTGGCCGACAAGGAAGAGGAGAACCCGTCTTTCCCTGAAGATTGA
- the sufD gene encoding Fe-S cluster assembly protein SufD produces the protein MVATPARTPAEQALAARYPAERTLLPGTADVIAIRDAAFGGVEKSGLPHRRVEDWKYTDLRARLKTFPPAAGAADIARVLIAAPAVEDDQARRLVIANGRYRPELSDLKDLEPGLAIFSLATALEAGDAVVLAALKLEDAIATNTAVALNTAFMTDGLVITVADGAEIVRPVELVHIAEGEPAASTAVRHLVTVGKGAKLTLIETIESLDTVAHQSNMMTVIDVGDGAKVDHIRLQLEPDEAVSLTSLVAKIGREASFDTFNAALGAGLARAQIFAEFTGRDARAGFRGITMLSGRRHADTTLFLVHGAENCRSRELYKAVIDDEARSAFAGRIAVPAHAQKTDARMMTASLLLSEEAEADAKPELEIFADDVQCGHGATCGALDDDLLFYLLSRGIPKTEAESMLILAFLGEAIDEIQNQAVHDALIHRVEGWLKARTA, from the coding sequence ATGGTTGCCACCCCCGCTCGCACGCCAGCCGAACAGGCGCTTGCCGCCCGTTATCCGGCTGAAAGGACGTTGCTGCCCGGAACGGCCGACGTCATAGCCATCCGTGATGCCGCCTTTGGCGGCGTCGAAAAGAGCGGTCTGCCGCATCGCCGCGTCGAAGACTGGAAATATACAGATCTTCGCGCTCGGCTGAAAACCTTCCCACCCGCTGCCGGCGCCGCCGACATCGCACGTGTGCTGATCGCCGCGCCGGCGGTGGAGGATGATCAGGCTCGTCGCCTTGTCATCGCCAACGGCCGCTATCGGCCTGAGCTGTCCGACCTCAAGGACCTCGAACCCGGCCTTGCCATCTTCTCGCTGGCCACCGCTCTTGAAGCGGGGGATGCCGTCGTGCTCGCGGCGCTGAAGCTCGAGGACGCCATCGCCACCAACACCGCGGTGGCGCTCAACACAGCCTTCATGACCGACGGCCTCGTCATTACGGTCGCCGACGGGGCGGAGATCGTCCGTCCGGTGGAACTGGTGCATATCGCCGAGGGCGAGCCCGCCGCGTCGACCGCCGTGCGCCACCTCGTTACAGTCGGCAAGGGCGCCAAGCTGACGCTGATCGAGACGATCGAGTCGCTGGATACCGTGGCGCACCAGTCCAACATGATGACGGTGATCGACGTCGGCGATGGCGCCAAGGTCGACCATATCCGTCTTCAGCTCGAGCCGGATGAAGCGGTCAGCCTGACCTCCCTGGTGGCGAAGATCGGCCGCGAGGCGAGCTTCGACACGTTCAACGCCGCGCTGGGCGCCGGCCTTGCCCGGGCTCAGATCTTCGCCGAATTCACCGGCCGCGACGCCCGTGCCGGCTTCCGTGGCATCACCATGCTCAGCGGGCGACGCCACGCCGATACGACGCTGTTCCTGGTCCACGGTGCCGAGAATTGCCGGAGCCGCGAGCTCTACAAGGCGGTCATCGACGACGAAGCGCGCTCTGCCTTCGCCGGCCGTATCGCCGTGCCGGCGCATGCCCAGAAGACCGATGCGCGCATGATGACCGCGTCGCTGCTGCTGTCCGAGGAGGCCGAGGCCGATGCCAAGCCGGAGCTGGAGATCTTCGCCGATGACGTCCAGTGCGGCCATGGTGCCACCTGCGGCGCCCTTGATGACGATCTCCTGTTCTATCTTCTGTCGCGCGGTATCCCCAAGACCGAGGCCGAGAGCATGTTGATCCTCGCTTTCCTTGGCGAGGCGATCGACGAGATTCAGAACCAGGCGGTCCATGACGCCCTCATCCATCGGGTCGAGGGCTGGCTGAAAGCCAGAACAGCGTGA
- a CDS encoding cysteine desulfurase family protein, whose translation MADARLYFDWNAGAPMKAGARARLVELLDRPGNSSSVHAEGRAARAAVEGARRSVARLCGAEAKGVTFCSGGTEAANTVLTPDWTLFGKPYRLDRLLVSAVEHPAVARGGRFPAERLEVIPVDGDGIVDLAFVDRRLAELSAVGERALVSVMMANNETGVIEPVAELARIARAHGAVVHSDAVQAAGKLPIDIEALGLDVLTLSAHKIGGGQGTGAVVRGRNGFAFSPLMTGGGQETWARAGTENVATIGAFGAAADVAVADLSGMAEIASRRDRIATMIREVVPDVAIFGEKASRLANTLSFAVPGVSAETAVIAFDLAGVAVSSGSACSSGKVTASPVLTAMGVDPSLVKGGLRVSIGPETTDEEIAAFGLRARNVLAAMKKQHGTAAA comes from the coding sequence ATGGCGGACGCGCGCCTCTATTTCGACTGGAACGCTGGAGCGCCGATGAAGGCGGGCGCTCGGGCGCGTCTGGTCGAGTTGCTCGATCGCCCCGGTAACAGTTCGTCGGTGCATGCCGAGGGGCGGGCGGCGCGGGCTGCCGTCGAGGGCGCGCGCCGGTCGGTGGCGCGTCTCTGCGGTGCTGAGGCGAAGGGCGTCACCTTCTGCTCGGGCGGAACGGAAGCGGCCAACACCGTGCTGACGCCGGACTGGACGCTGTTTGGCAAGCCCTATCGTCTCGACCGATTGCTGGTGTCGGCGGTCGAACATCCTGCCGTGGCGCGCGGCGGCCGCTTTCCCGCTGAGAGGCTCGAGGTCATTCCGGTCGACGGCGATGGCATTGTCGACCTGGCGTTCGTCGACCGCCGTCTCGCCGAACTCTCGGCGGTGGGCGAGCGGGCGCTCGTGTCGGTGATGATGGCCAACAACGAGACCGGCGTTATCGAGCCGGTGGCCGAGTTGGCGCGGATCGCCCGAGCGCACGGCGCTGTCGTTCACTCCGACGCGGTACAGGCGGCGGGTAAGTTGCCGATCGATATCGAAGCGCTGGGGCTCGACGTGTTGACGCTCTCCGCCCACAAGATCGGTGGCGGGCAGGGAACAGGCGCGGTTGTGCGCGGCCGCAACGGGTTTGCCTTTTCGCCGCTCATGACCGGCGGCGGGCAGGAAACCTGGGCACGGGCCGGCACGGAAAATGTGGCAACCATCGGTGCGTTCGGCGCAGCCGCCGACGTGGCAGTGGCCGATCTTTCTGGAATGGCTGAGATTGCGTCGCGGCGCGATCGCATCGCGACGATGATCCGCGAGGTGGTGCCGGATGTAGCAATATTCGGTGAAAAGGCATCCCGGTTGGCAAATACGCTTTCCTTCGCCGTACCGGGCGTTTCCGCCGAGACGGCGGTGATCGCCTTCGATCTGGCCGGTGTGGCGGTATCTTCCGGTTCGGCCTGTTCTTCAGGCAAGGTAACGGCGAGCCCGGTACTGACGGCGATGGGGGTTGACCCGTCGCTGGTCAAGGGTGGGCTGCGCGTGTCCATCGGCCCTGAGACTACGGACGAGGAGATCGCCGCTTTCGGTTTGCGGGCGCGCAACGTCCTTGCCGCTATGAAGAAACAACATGGGACCGCCGCAGCCTGA
- the crcB gene encoding fluoride efflux transporter CrcB, which translates to MSLVSLLLVAIGGAFGSVCRYLVGVGAGRLLGADFPFGTMIVNVAGSFIMGLFIELLALKFNGSESLRLFVAVGILGGFTTLSSFSLDTIVLFERGLVTTAAVYVGGSIVLSLAALVAGLQLVRAFA; encoded by the coding sequence ATGTCGCTTGTTTCACTGCTCCTCGTCGCCATTGGCGGCGCCTTCGGCTCGGTCTGCCGTTATCTGGTGGGTGTCGGCGCCGGCCGGCTCCTCGGAGCGGATTTCCCATTTGGAACCATGATCGTCAATGTCGCGGGTTCCTTCATCATGGGGCTGTTCATCGAGCTTCTGGCCTTGAAATTCAACGGTTCGGAGTCTCTCCGTCTGTTCGTGGCGGTGGGCATCCTCGGCGGCTTCACCACGTTGTCGTCCTTCTCGCTCGACACCATCGTGCTGTTCGAACGCGGTCTGGTGACCACCGCCGCGGTCTATGTCGGCGGATCGATCGTGCTGTCTCTGGCCGCGCTGGTGGCCGGTCTCCAACTCGTAAGGGCCTTTGCATGA
- a CDS encoding alpha/beta hydrolase: MPEVIFNGPAGRIEGRYQPAAIRNAPIAMILHPHPEFGGTMNNQIAYRLFYMFKERGFAVLRFNFRGVGRSQGQFDHGSGELSDAASALDWVQSIHPEARFCWVAGFDFGAWIGMQLLMRRPEIEGFISIAPPANLNDFSFLAPCPSSGLIIHGDIDKVVPQKDVQTLVDKLKSQKGIVIDQRIIEGANHFFDQKIDELIDHCGRYLDMRLAAQPNEG; the protein is encoded by the coding sequence ATGCCCGAAGTGATCTTTAACGGCCCTGCCGGGCGCATCGAGGGCCGCTACCAGCCGGCCGCCATCCGGAATGCACCGATCGCCATGATCCTGCATCCGCATCCGGAATTCGGCGGCACGATGAACAATCAGATCGCCTACCGGCTGTTTTATATGTTCAAGGAGCGCGGCTTCGCCGTGCTTCGCTTCAACTTCCGCGGCGTCGGCCGCAGCCAAGGCCAGTTCGACCATGGCTCGGGCGAACTGTCGGATGCCGCTTCGGCCCTCGACTGGGTGCAATCGATCCATCCGGAGGCGCGCTTCTGCTGGGTCGCCGGCTTCGACTTTGGGGCCTGGATCGGCATGCAGTTGCTGATGCGCCGCCCGGAGATCGAGGGCTTCATCTCGATCGCGCCGCCGGCCAACCTCAACGACTTCTCGTTCCTGGCCCCCTGCCCTTCCTCGGGTCTGATCATCCACGGTGACATCGATAAGGTGGTGCCGCAAAAGGATGTGCAGACTTTGGTGGACAAGCTGAAGTCCCAGAAGGGCATCGTCATCGATCAAAGGATCATCGAAGGCGCCAACCACTTCTTCGACCAGAAGATCGACGAGCTGATCGACCACTGCGGCCGCTATCTCGACATGCGCCTTGCCGCCCAGCCGAACGAGGGCTGA
- the sufB gene encoding Fe-S cluster assembly protein SufB gives MAAVKETVDHVLSIDVDKYKYGFVSDIESDLAPKGLDESTVHFISAKKDEPEWLTEWRLEALRRWRTMDEPTWARVDYPPIDFQDLHYYSAPKKTAGPKSLDEVDPALLETYKKLGIPLKEQEILAGVERGDRMVAVDAVFDSVSVVTTFKAELAKHGVIFCPISEAVKTHPELVKKYLGSVVPVSDNFYATLNSAVFSDGSFVYVPKGVRCPMELSTYFRINEKNTGQFERTLIIADEGAYVSYLEGCTAPSRDENQLHAAVVELIALDDAEIKYSTVQNWYPGDSEGKGGVFNFVTKRGDCRGKNSKISWTQVETGSAITWKYPSCILRGDNSRGEFYSIAISNGRQQVDSGTKMIHIGKNTSSKIISKGISAGRSSNTYRGLVSIGRKASGARNFTNCDSLLIGNKCGAHTVPYIESKNASAIVEHEATTSKISDDQLFYCLQRGLPQEEAIALIVNGFVKDVLQQLPMEFMVETQKLIGISLEGSVG, from the coding sequence ATGGCAGCAGTTAAGGAGACGGTCGATCACGTTCTGTCGATCGACGTCGACAAGTATAAGTATGGCTTCGTCAGCGACATCGAGTCGGATTTGGCGCCGAAGGGATTGGACGAAAGTACCGTCCATTTCATCTCTGCCAAGAAAGACGAGCCGGAATGGCTGACCGAATGGCGGCTTGAGGCCTTGCGCCGCTGGCGGACCATGGACGAGCCGACCTGGGCGCGCGTCGACTATCCGCCGATCGACTTCCAGGACCTTCATTATTACTCGGCGCCGAAAAAGACCGCCGGTCCGAAGAGCCTCGACGAGGTCGACCCGGCGCTGCTCGAGACGTATAAAAAGCTCGGCATTCCGCTGAAGGAACAGGAAATCCTGGCCGGCGTCGAACGGGGCGACCGGATGGTTGCCGTCGACGCGGTGTTCGACAGCGTCTCGGTGGTCACCACCTTCAAGGCCGAGCTGGCCAAGCATGGCGTCATCTTCTGCCCGATCTCCGAGGCGGTGAAAACCCATCCGGAGCTGGTGAAGAAGTATCTCGGCTCGGTCGTGCCGGTCAGCGACAACTTCTATGCCACGCTGAATTCGGCGGTGTTCTCGGATGGTTCGTTCGTCTACGTGCCGAAGGGCGTGCGCTGCCCGATGGAGCTCTCCACCTACTTCCGCATCAACGAGAAGAACACCGGCCAGTTCGAGCGGACGCTGATCATCGCCGACGAGGGCGCCTATGTGTCCTATCTCGAGGGCTGCACCGCCCCGAGCCGCGATGAAAACCAGCTGCATGCCGCCGTGGTCGAGCTGATCGCCCTCGACGATGCCGAGATCAAGTACTCCACCGTCCAGAACTGGTATCCGGGCGATTCGGAGGGCAAGGGCGGCGTCTTCAACTTCGTGACTAAGCGCGGCGACTGCCGCGGCAAGAACTCCAAGATCTCCTGGACGCAGGTGGAGACCGGCTCGGCCATCACCTGGAAATATCCGTCCTGCATCCTGCGCGGCGACAATTCGCGCGGCGAGTTCTATTCGATCGCCATCTCCAACGGCCGCCAGCAGGTCGACAGCGGCACCAAGATGATCCACATCGGCAAGAACACGTCGTCGAAGATCATCTCCAAGGGCATTTCCGCCGGTCGGTCCAGCAATACCTATCGCGGCCTGGTGTCCATCGGCCGCAAGGCGTCGGGCGCCCGCAACTTCACCAATTGCGACAGCTTGCTCATCGGCAACAAGTGCGGTGCTCACACCGTGCCCTATATCGAGAGCAAGAATGCCTCGGCCATCGTCGAGCACGAAGCCACCACGTCGAAGATCTCGGACGATCAGCTTTTCTACTGTTTGCAGCGCGGCCTGCCGCAGGAAGAAGCCATCGCCCTGATCGTCAACGGCTTCGTCAAGGACGTGCTGCAACAGCTGCCGATGGAATTCATGGTGGAGACGCAGAAGCTGATCGGCATCAGCCTTGAAGGCAGCGTCGGCTGA
- a CDS encoding potassium transporter Kup, whose translation MNDAKATDRQTTASGAPSPTADVSGQGEQNHTGGSLLGLAVGSVGVVYGDIGTSPLYAFREALHHTAANGVTRAEVTGVVSLLIWALTLVVTLKYVLFVMYADNKGEGGTLSLVALVRGALGKRGGFALVIGILGASMFFGDAVITPAISVLSAVEGLKVVAPGFSNYVVPLTIVILILLFAIQSLGTGRVAAWFGPITAVWFICLGVLGLMHVSDDPAILYALLPTSAISFVIDHGFLALVVIGSVFLAVTGAEALYADMGHFGRRPIQLAWLVLVFPALTLNYLGQGALVLSHPGAVENPFFLMVPQPVLIPFILLATIATIIASQAVITGAFSLTQQAVQLGLIPRIESRHTSETQAGQIYLPRINWMLLIGILALVVFFRSSSALASAYGISVTGEMVMSSMLAFIVVWKVWKWPIWVAVAIVAPFLSMELIFLSANLLKVFDGGYLPLTLAACVATCMWTWVRGSELVYEKAHRENIQLTDLVKMLAKSHPVRVGGTAVFLTSDPEIAPSALLHNLKHNNVLHAKNIIMTVHVVTSPRYPDDQRVKIEPLSEDFILVELTFGYMESPNVPRALAQCRKQGIKFDIMATSFFLNRRSFKPSPQSPMPVWQNRLFISLTRTAANATDFYRLPSNRVVELGQQLTV comes from the coding sequence ATGAACGACGCCAAAGCAACAGATCGCCAGACGACCGCCTCGGGCGCCCCCTCTCCTACCGCAGATGTATCCGGCCAGGGCGAGCAGAACCACACCGGCGGGTCTCTGTTGGGCCTTGCCGTCGGCTCAGTTGGCGTCGTCTACGGCGACATCGGCACCAGCCCTCTTTACGCGTTTCGCGAGGCCCTGCATCACACGGCCGCCAACGGTGTCACCCGCGCCGAGGTGACCGGCGTAGTGTCACTGCTCATCTGGGCGCTGACTCTGGTGGTGACTCTGAAATATGTCCTGTTCGTGATGTATGCGGACAATAAGGGCGAAGGCGGCACATTGTCGCTGGTAGCGCTGGTGCGTGGCGCGCTCGGCAAGCGCGGCGGGTTCGCGCTGGTCATCGGTATTTTAGGCGCCTCGATGTTTTTCGGCGACGCCGTCATCACGCCTGCTATTTCCGTTCTGTCGGCGGTAGAAGGCTTGAAAGTGGTGGCCCCGGGATTCTCGAACTACGTTGTGCCGCTGACCATCGTCATCCTCATCCTGCTGTTTGCCATACAAAGCTTGGGCACCGGGCGGGTCGCGGCCTGGTTTGGCCCGATAACCGCCGTCTGGTTCATCTGTCTCGGCGTCTTGGGCCTGATGCACGTCAGCGACGATCCGGCGATCCTTTATGCGCTGCTGCCGACTTCGGCGATCAGCTTCGTCATCGACCACGGTTTCCTGGCCCTAGTCGTCATCGGTTCGGTGTTCCTGGCGGTGACCGGCGCCGAAGCGCTCTACGCCGACATGGGCCATTTCGGTCGTCGACCGATCCAACTCGCCTGGCTGGTTCTGGTCTTCCCGGCGCTGACTCTCAACTATCTCGGCCAGGGCGCGCTGGTACTCTCTCATCCCGGAGCGGTGGAAAATCCATTCTTCCTGATGGTGCCGCAACCGGTGCTCATCCCGTTCATCCTGCTGGCGACCATTGCCACCATCATCGCCAGTCAGGCGGTGATCACCGGCGCCTTCTCGCTCACCCAGCAGGCGGTACAGCTCGGCCTCATCCCACGCATCGAGAGCCGTCATACGTCCGAGACCCAGGCCGGCCAGATCTACCTGCCGCGCATCAACTGGATGCTGCTGATTGGCATCCTGGCGCTGGTCGTCTTCTTCCGTTCGTCGAGCGCGCTGGCCTCCGCTTACGGCATCTCCGTCACCGGCGAGATGGTGATGTCGTCGATGCTGGCCTTCATTGTCGTCTGGAAAGTCTGGAAGTGGCCGATCTGGGTGGCGGTCGCCATCGTCGCCCCCTTCCTGTCCATGGAACTCATCTTCCTGTCGGCCAACCTCCTGAAGGTGTTCGACGGCGGTTATCTGCCGCTGACGCTGGCCGCCTGCGTTGCCACCTGCATGTGGACCTGGGTGCGCGGCAGCGAACTCGTCTACGAGAAGGCCCACCGGGAGAACATCCAGCTCACCGATCTGGTCAAGATGCTCGCCAAGTCGCATCCGGTGCGGGTCGGTGGCACAGCCGTGTTCCTGACGTCCGATCCCGAGATCGCCCCCAGCGCGCTCCTGCACAATCTCAAGCACAACAACGTCCTGCACGCCAAGAACATCATCATGACCGTGCATGTGGTAACGTCGCCGCGCTATCCGGACGATCAGCGCGTGAAGATCGAGCCGCTTTCGGAGGACTTCATTCTCGTCGAGCTGACGTTCGGCTACATGGAATCCCCGAATGTGCCGCGTGCGCTGGCGCAGTGCCGCAAGCAGGGCATCAAGTTCGACATCATGGCGACGTCCTTCTTCCTCAACCGTCGCTCCTTCAAGCCGAGCCCGCAGTCGCCAATGCCGGTGTGGCAAAACCGCCTGTTCATCTCGCTGACGCGAACGGCGGCCAATGCCACCGATTTCTACCGCTTGCCCTCCAATCGCGTGGTCGAACTGGGCCAGCAGCTCACGGTGTGA
- the sufC gene encoding Fe-S cluster assembly ATPase SufC, translating to MLEIKNLHARIGDREILKGLSLTVNPGEVHAIMGPNGAGKSTLSYILAGKDDYDITEGEVLLNGQSILDLSPNERSVAGLFLAFQYPIEIPGVATMTFLKAALNSHRKAKGQGELTTPEFMKLVKGVAEKLNITSDMLKRPVNVGFSGGEKKRAEIMQMALLQPSICILDETDSGLDIDALKVVSEGVNALRSPDRAFVVITHYQRLLDHIVPDIVHVLSDGRIVRTGGPELALDLEKNGYAAYVADAAA from the coding sequence ATGCTTGAGATCAAGAACCTCCACGCCCGGATCGGTGACCGCGAGATCCTGAAGGGTCTCTCCCTCACGGTGAACCCCGGCGAAGTGCACGCCATCATGGGGCCGAACGGCGCCGGCAAATCGACGCTGTCCTATATCCTGGCCGGCAAGGACGACTACGATATCACCGAGGGCGAGGTGCTGCTGAACGGACAGTCGATCCTCGATCTCTCGCCCAACGAGCGCTCGGTGGCGGGCCTGTTCCTCGCCTTCCAATATCCGATCGAGATCCCCGGCGTTGCCACCATGACCTTCCTGAAGGCGGCGCTCAATTCGCATCGCAAGGCCAAGGGCCAGGGCGAGCTGACGACGCCGGAATTCATGAAGCTGGTGAAGGGCGTTGCCGAGAAGCTCAACATCACCTCGGACATGCTGAAGCGGCCGGTCAACGTCGGCTTCTCCGGCGGCGAGAAGAAGCGCGCCGAGATCATGCAGATGGCGCTGCTCCAGCCGTCGATCTGTATTCTCGACGAGACCGATTCCGGTCTCGACATCGATGCGCTGAAGGTGGTGTCCGAGGGCGTCAACGCGCTGCGCTCGCCCGATCGCGCCTTCGTGGTGATCACCCACTATCAGCGCCTGCTCGACCACATTGTGCCGGACATCGTCCATGTGCTGTCCGACGGTCGCATTGTCCGTACCGGTGGGCCGGAACTGGCGCTCGATCTTGAGAAGAATGGTTACGCCGCCTATGTGGCGGACGCGGCTGCTTGA